A stretch of the Uranotaenia lowii strain MFRU-FL chromosome 3, ASM2978415v1, whole genome shotgun sequence genome encodes the following:
- the LOC129753868 gene encoding extracellular sulfatase SULF-1 homolog — protein APQYSHLFFNVTTHHTPAYDHAPNPDKQWILRVTQPMAPIHRKFTDLLMTKRLQTLQSVDVAVERVYQELKALGELDNTYIIYTSDHGYHLGQFGLIKGKSFPFEFDVRVPFLIRGPGIEPASVVDEIVLNVDLAPTFLDIGGVAPPPHMDGRSFLPLILNRHRNVVDKWPDTFLIESSGRRETPEQIHEQKMRAAAARYSARMNALQNMSTLAVVTSTVPSLEILTESEKKDDITVDFGSHEHEDDDEDHEADHDDDDHHGDESDVEHADGRQEHEDYVIDHQEAQHFSVSEAHQDPLDNHLPMTPYRSKMERLNSECSNPQVQQNCVPGQKWRCVNEDGRWRRHKCKFHLQLQNHLAEINKLSSQNKRNCACFTPDGLIYTKIKSKRDYKHHLLGSMRSTGGHHQHRGRRHRRDAPNDYRENLLLADPVMSGLIGVVRSVVELEESLESSQTGGRSKREATSGGKHQIENVIHELQVTLKDIEVNFDKNSVLKSHNQSSEAEGSDTGSRCFVTVVGKVNCSNVIYDDESSWRHSRVQVDMLIRVLKSKINDLKDIKRFLKVNKPSTYKEGDEDLEEDEEEDNQSTSLELDYEMKATTTSTTTTTAVPIFFQNGFNRNRTGYGRRPKQNGLGYRRRVKQPQPTEEEGTLIDMSLFENEESTQETTTNRTSHNRSRNNGHGMAINGRHRNRNRSTTTTSTTTTTATSLPEETYPDEFSHLSSEPTLLKVTEKVLSEILSSTTISSEGSTQSSPSGDTFDGYTDYSSSHKFFISSTESSASVEGSSPTDSVTHSSERFESEEDYHVHRSEDDTSTSTTTTSTTTTTTTTTTAATSTSNDPFVVNSIAQNQIPVIKNDVTLPPAECYCEPEVESPIPDERDLARETRRRLKEERQRKKERKRHRKAKLEKECLSERMNCFSHDANHWRTAPLWDDKPFCFCMNANNNTYSCLRTINQTHNFLYCEFTTGLVTYYNLRIDPFETQNRESSLTAEEKLVLHETLEYMKSCRGKGCSLPRHHQATASTSLTDSSMTAGNGHGLLAGSAVAAAAAGGRQTGGGALVGPGGNGNGKRKHHREQGRAAAGHFQDFDLQNVNGTPKKKTK, from the exons TACCCCTGCCTACGACCATGCACCGAATCCGGATAAACAGTGGATCCTCCGGGTGACACAACCGATGGCCCCTATCCATCGCAAATTCACCGATCTGCTGATGACAAAACGGCTGCAGACGCTCCAATCGGTGGATGTGGCGGTGGAACGAGTCTACCAGGAGCTGAAAGCCCTCGGAGAGCTGGACAACACCTACATAATCTACACCTCGGATCACGGCTACCACCTCGGCCAATTCGGACTTATCAAAGGCAAAAGCTTCCCGTTCGAGTTCGACGTACGGGTACCGTTCCTGATTCGTGGCCCCGGAATTGAACCGGCCAGTGT GGTTGATGAAATCGTACTGAACGTCGACTTGGCTCCAACGTTCCTGGACATCGGAGGGGTGGCACCGCCACCGCACATGGATGGACGCAGCTTCTTGCCGCTGATCTTGAATCGGCATCGAAATGTGGTCGATAAGTGGCCCGATACGTTCCTCATCGAAAGTTCCGGCCGTCGAGAAACTCCGGAGCAGATTCACGAACAGAAGATGCGAGCTGCTGCGGCTAGGTATTCGGCCCGCATGAACGCCCTTCAGAACATGTCTACACTGGCGGTGGTCACTTCGACGGTACCCTCACTTGAAATTCTTACGGAGAGCGAAAAGAAGGATGACATCACGGTGGATTTTGGGTCCCATGAGCACGAGGACGATGATGAGGATCATGAAGCGGATCATGATG ATGATGATCATCACGGGGATGAATCGGACGTAGAACACGCCGACGGTAGACAGGAGCACGAAGATTACGTCATTGACCATCAGGAGGCGCAACATTTCAGTGTCAGTGAGG CCCATCAGGACCCCCTGGACAACCACCTGCCGATGACACCGTATCGGTCGAAGATGGAACGCTTGAACAGCGAATGTTCGAACCCGCAGGTGCAACAGAACTGCGTCCCGGGTCAGAAGTGGCGCTGCGTGAACGAAGACGGTCGCTGGCGACGGCACAAGTGCAAGTTCCACCTGCAGCTACAAAACCACTTGGCCGAGATCAACAAACTTTCTAGTCAGAACAAGCGCAACTGTGCTTGCTTCACCCCGGATGGATTGATTTATACCAAAATCAAGTCGAAACGGGACTACAAACATCACCTGCTGGGTTCGATGAGATCGACGGGTGGCCATCACCAGCATCGAGGTCGCCGACACAGAAGAGACGCTCCGAATGATTACCGGGAAAATTTGCTGCTAGCTGACCCGGTGATGAGTGGTTTGATAGGGGTGGTGCGTTCGGTGGTGGAGTTGGAAGAGTCATTAGAATCTAGTCAAACTGGAGGACGAAGCAAGAGAGAGGCTACGTCGGGAGGCAAACATCAAATTGAGAATGTCATTCATGAACTGCAGGTCACGCTTAAGGACATTGAGGTCAACTTTGACAAGAACTCAGTTTTGAAAAGTCACAATCAGTCAAGTGAGGCCGAGGGATCAGATACTGGTTCCAGGTGCTTCGTAACCGTAGTTGGAAAGGTAAACTGTTCTAACGTTATCTACGACGATGAGTCTAGTTGGAGACACAGCAGAGTCCAAGTCGACATGTTGATAAGAGTTCTGAAGAGTAAAATCAATGATCTCAAAGATATTAAACGGTTTTTGAAGGTTAATAAACCTTCCACCTACAAAGAGGGAGACGAAGATCttgaagaagatgaagaagaggATAATCAAAGTACATCACTTGAACTGGATTATGAGATGAAGGCAACAACCACTTCAACTACGACTACGACAGCTGTTCCAATCTTTTTCCAAAACGGCTtcaacagaaacagaacaggCTATGGGAGACGTCCGAAACAAAACGGATTAGGGTATCGAAGACGGGTCAAGCAACCTCAACCGACTGAAGAAGAAGGTACACTCATCGACATGAGTTTGTTTGAAAACGAAGAAAGCACACAGGAGACCACAACCAATCGAACTAGTCACAACCGGTCGAGGAACAATGGTCACGGAATGGCGATCAACGGAAGACATCGTAACAGAAACCGTTCAACAACTACTACTTCAACAACTACAACAACTGCTACGAGTTTGCCGGAAGAAACGTATCCCGATGAGTTCAGTCATTTGTCGTCGGAACCGACACTTCTCAAAGTTACAGAAAAGGTGTTAAGCGAAATCCTCAGTTCTACGACAATTTCTTCGGAAGGCTCAACTCAGAGTTCCCCTTCAGGAGATACTTTCGACGGCTACACCGATTATAGCTCATCTCACAAGTTTTTCATCAGCTCTACGGAGTCTTCTGCTTCCGTTGAAGGTTCTTCACCAACCGACTCAGTCACTCATTCTTCAGAACGGTTTGAATCGGAGGAAGACTACCATGTACATCGTTCAGAGGATGACACTTCAACTTCAACGACAACcacttcaacaacaacaacaacaacaacaaccacaacGGCAGCAACGAGTACCAGTAATGATCCCTTCGTGGTTAACTCCATAGCTCAAAACCAAATACCGGTGATAAAAAACGACGTTACCTTACCACCTGCCGAATGCTACTGTGAACCGGAAGTCGAAAG CCCCATTCCGGACGAGCGGGACCTGGCACGGGAAACCCGCCGGCGTCTCAAAGAAGAGCGGCAACGGAAGAAGGAACGTAAACGGCACCGGAAGGCGAAGCTCGAGAAGGAGTGCCTGTCGGAGCGGATGAATTGTTTCAGCCACGATGCCAACCATTGGCGGACAGCTCCGCTCTGGGACGACAAGCCGTTCTGTTTCTGCATGAACGCCAACAACAATACCTACTCGTGTCTGCGAACCATCAACCAGACGCACAACTTCCTGTACTGCGAGTTTACCACCGGGCTGGTGACGTACTACAATTTGAGGATAG ATCCCTTTGAGACGCAAAACCGTGAATCATCCCTCACAGCCGAGGAAAAGTTGGTGCTTCACGAAACGCTCGAATACATGAAGAGTTGCCGTGGCAAGGGCTGCTCGTTACCACGCCATCATCAAGCAACGGCTTCTACATCCCTGACGGATAGCTCTATGACGGCAGGTAACGGCCACGGGTTACTGGCAGGCTCTGCTGTTGCTGCCGCTGCTGCTGGAGGACGACAAACCGGTGGTGGTGCTCTAGTGGGACCCGGCGGGAACGGAAATGGCAAAAGGAAACACCACCGGGAACAGGGAAGAG cAGCCGCCGGACATTTTCAAGATTTCGATTTGCAAAATGTCAACGGAACACCCAAAAAGAAAACTAAGTGA